In Acidiphilium acidophilum, one genomic interval encodes:
- the argH gene encoding argininosuccinate lyase has product MNVDAPPENITKSASDHNTGEAQAARLQWGGRFSEGPAAIMQAINASIGFDHRLWREDIAGSLAHAAMLAHQGIISQDDETAIRNGLGEIHAAITSQKFTFDPALEDIHTNIEAWLVGRIGEAGRRLHTARSRNDQVATDFRLWVRNAIDAIDLQLRDLMRALADRAAEHAGTIMPGFTHLQTAQPVTFGHHLLAYVEMLARDRSRLADARARLNQCPLGSAALAGTTFPIDRNMTAQALGFTAPTANSLDAVSDRDFAIEFLAALSIMAMHLSRFAEEIIIWVSAPYRFIRLSDAYTTGSSIMPQKRNPDAAELTRAKTGRIFGALLALLTVMKGLPLAYAKDMQEDKEAVFDAADAAELSLAAMTGMVTDMQADEARMRDAAGADFATATDLADYLVRDLDLPFRTAHHVTGRIVAMAEARGTDLASLPLAAMQEAEPRITEAVFGVITVEASVAARKAIGGTAPDNVARAAAAWQKALS; this is encoded by the coding sequence ATGAACGTCGATGCTCCGCCCGAAAATATAACCAAGTCTGCATCTGACCATAACACCGGCGAAGCGCAAGCCGCGCGCCTGCAATGGGGCGGTCGATTTTCCGAAGGGCCGGCGGCGATCATGCAGGCGATCAACGCCTCGATCGGGTTCGATCACCGGCTCTGGCGCGAGGATATCGCCGGAAGTCTGGCCCACGCCGCCATGTTGGCGCATCAGGGCATCATCAGCCAGGACGACGAAACCGCGATCCGCAACGGTCTTGGCGAAATCCACGCGGCGATCACTTCACAAAAATTTACTTTCGACCCCGCCCTGGAAGACATCCACACCAACATCGAAGCCTGGCTGGTCGGCCGGATCGGCGAGGCCGGGCGCCGCCTCCACACCGCCCGCAGCCGCAACGATCAGGTCGCGACCGATTTCCGCCTCTGGGTCCGCAACGCGATCGACGCGATCGACCTCCAGCTCCGCGACCTGATGCGCGCCCTGGCCGACCGCGCCGCCGAACACGCCGGCACCATCATGCCCGGCTTCACCCATCTGCAAACCGCCCAGCCGGTCACCTTCGGCCACCATCTGCTCGCCTATGTCGAAATGCTCGCGCGCGACCGCTCCCGCCTCGCCGATGCCCGTGCCCGCCTCAACCAATGCCCGCTCGGCAGCGCGGCCCTCGCCGGCACCACCTTCCCGATCGACCGCAACATGACCGCGCAAGCCCTTGGTTTTACAGCACCAACTGCCAATTCCCTCGATGCCGTCTCCGACCGCGACTTCGCCATCGAATTCCTCGCCGCCCTCTCGATCATGGCGATGCACCTGTCGCGCTTCGCCGAGGAAATCATCATCTGGGTCAGCGCCCCCTACCGCTTCATCCGCCTGTCGGATGCCTACACCACCGGCTCCTCGATCATGCCACAAAAGCGCAATCCGGACGCCGCCGAACTCACCCGCGCCAAAACCGGCCGCATCTTCGGTGCCCTGCTCGCCCTGCTCACCGTCATGAAGGGCCTGCCGCTCGCCTATGCCAAGGACATGCAGGAAGACAAGGAAGCCGTCTTCGACGCGGCGGACGCCGCCGAACTCAGCCTCGCCGCGATGACCGGCATGGTCACCGACATGCAGGCCGACGAAGCGCGCATGCGCGACGCCGCCGGGGCCGATTTCGCCACAGCAACCGACCTCGCCGATTATCTGGTCCGCGACCTCGACCTGCCGTTCCGCACCGCCCACCACGTCACCGGCCGCATCGTCGCCATGGCCGAGGCGCGCGGCACCGACCTCGCCTCCCTGCCCCTCGCCGCCATGCAGGAGGCCGAACCCCGGATCACCGAAGCGGTGTTCGGCGTCATCACGGTCGAGGCCTCGGTCGCCGCACGCAAGGCGATCGGCGGCACCGCGCCGGACAACGTCGCCCGCGCCGCCGCCGCGTGGCAGAAGGCCCTGTCATGA
- a CDS encoding SDR family NAD(P)-dependent oxidoreductase translates to MTQQNRFEGQSAVITGGAAGIGHAVAHRIIAEGGRVAIWDRDHAAIAAARATLGDAAIGFTVDVTDEASVEQAASTTHATFGSIDILVASAGITGPNTTTWTYETDAWRQVIEINLIGMFITNKAVVKRMLEANTGRIVNIASIAGKEGNPNASAYSASKAGVIGLTKSLGKELAKTGITVNCVTPAAVRTAIFDQMTQEHIDFMLSKIPMGRFGTVEEMASLICFLASRECSFSTGGVFDISGGRATY, encoded by the coding sequence ATGACCCAACAGAACCGCTTCGAAGGCCAATCCGCCGTCATCACCGGGGGCGCCGCCGGCATCGGCCATGCCGTCGCGCACCGCATCATCGCCGAAGGCGGCCGCGTCGCCATCTGGGACCGCGACCACGCCGCCATCGCCGCCGCCCGCGCCACCCTCGGCGATGCCGCGATCGGCTTCACCGTCGATGTCACCGACGAAGCCTCCGTCGAACAGGCAGCCAGCACCACCCACGCCACCTTCGGCAGCATCGACATCCTGGTGGCCAGCGCCGGCATCACCGGCCCCAACACGACGACATGGACCTACGAGACCGATGCCTGGCGCCAGGTCATCGAAATCAACCTGATCGGCATGTTCATCACCAACAAGGCGGTGGTGAAACGCATGCTCGAAGCCAATACCGGCCGCATCGTCAACATCGCCTCGATCGCCGGCAAGGAGGGCAACCCCAACGCATCCGCCTACAGCGCCTCGAAGGCCGGGGTGATCGGCCTGACCAAATCCCTCGGCAAGGAGCTCGCGAAAACCGGCATCACGGTCAACTGCGTCACCCCCGCCGCCGTCAGGACCGCCATTTTCGACCAGATGACCCAGGAGCACATCGACTTCATGCTCTCGAAAATCCCGATGGGCCGGTTCGGCACCGTCGAGGAAATGGCCTCGCTGATCTGCTTCCTCGCCTCGCGCGAATGTTCGTTCAGCACCGGCGGCGTGTTCGACATCTCAGGCGGCCGCGCCACCTACTGA
- a CDS encoding SDR family oxidoreductase has protein sequence MDVTARQKAIQQQVRDADKARPPIEMQGAMQAGARRYPEPPFPDESRSKPGIETGQSLAPMYDAPYWKGSGKLAGSVAIITGGDSGIGRAVAILFAREGADVAILHLAHEQEDADVVKAAIEAEGQRVLTIAGDVTDRKSCFDAVAKVVEAFGKIDILVNNAAFQMHVSRFEDLTEEHFDLTIKTNLYGYFHMAQACLPHMGEGAAIVNSGSVTALMGNSTIIDYTMTKGGIHSFTRALAGSLASRGIRVNAVAPGPVWTPLNPSDNPSKMDSFGSNTRMKRPAQPEEIAPAYLFLASKQMSSFITGEILPVIGGYTDR, from the coding sequence ATGGACGTCACCGCCCGCCAGAAAGCGATCCAACAGCAAGTCCGCGACGCCGACAAGGCGCGCCCGCCGATCGAAATGCAGGGCGCCATGCAGGCCGGCGCCCGCCGCTACCCCGAACCGCCCTTCCCCGATGAATCCCGATCGAAACCCGGCATCGAAACCGGCCAGAGCCTCGCGCCGATGTACGACGCCCCCTACTGGAAAGGCTCCGGCAAGCTCGCCGGCAGCGTCGCGATCATCACCGGAGGCGATTCCGGCATCGGCCGCGCCGTCGCCATCCTGTTCGCCCGCGAAGGGGCCGATGTCGCCATCCTCCACCTCGCCCACGAACAGGAAGACGCCGACGTGGTCAAAGCCGCGATCGAGGCCGAAGGCCAGCGCGTCCTCACCATCGCCGGCGACGTGACCGACCGCAAATCCTGTTTCGACGCCGTGGCCAAAGTGGTCGAGGCCTTCGGCAAAATCGACATCCTGGTGAACAACGCCGCCTTTCAGATGCATGTCAGCCGCTTCGAAGACCTCACCGAGGAGCATTTCGACCTGACCATCAAAACCAATCTCTACGGCTATTTCCACATGGCCCAGGCCTGCCTGCCGCACATGGGCGAGGGCGCGGCCATCGTCAATTCCGGCTCGGTCACCGCGCTGATGGGCAATTCCACCATCATCGACTACACCATGACCAAAGGCGGCATCCACAGCTTCACCCGCGCCCTCGCCGGCTCGCTCGCCTCGCGCGGCATCCGGGTCAACGCCGTCGCCCCCGGCCCGGTCTGGACCCCGCTCAACCCGAGCGACAATCCCTCGAAAATGGACAGTTTCGGCTCCAACACCCGCATGAAGCGCCCGGCCCAGCCCGAGGAAATCGCCCCGGCCTACCTGTTCCTCGCCTCGAAGCAGATGTCGAGCTTCATCACCGGCGAAATCCTCCCGGTGATCGGCGGCTATACCGACCGCTGA
- a CDS encoding TlpA family protein disulfide reductase, with amino-acid sequence MAIKLSRRHFAALGAGVLLPDLTALAGLGKSAFAMSLPDVAQNLAETLPEPAPDFHFMNAAGRRLDLAHYKGEGLIVNFWATWCPPCRAELPSLVVLNKMLLPDGIRVLPISVDSDGIKAVIPYYKKHDITGVPMLIDPSSSALRAFQVNGIPLTVIVNRKGDVVASLQGAGNWATATTAAKVRELIGPPLARGTKATAT; translated from the coding sequence ATGGCAATCAAACTTTCAAGGCGGCATTTCGCGGCATTGGGCGCAGGGGTGTTGCTGCCTGACTTAACGGCGCTTGCCGGGTTGGGCAAATCGGCTTTCGCGATGAGTTTGCCCGATGTGGCGCAGAATCTGGCGGAAACCCTGCCGGAGCCGGCACCGGATTTTCATTTCATGAACGCGGCGGGGCGGCGGCTGGACCTTGCACATTACAAGGGCGAAGGGTTGATCGTTAATTTCTGGGCGACCTGGTGCCCGCCATGCCGGGCGGAACTGCCCTCGCTGGTGGTGCTCAACAAGATGCTGCTGCCGGACGGCATCCGGGTGCTGCCGATCTCGGTCGATTCCGATGGGATCAAGGCGGTGATCCCGTATTACAAGAAACACGATATTACGGGCGTGCCGATGCTGATCGACCCGTCCTCCAGCGCGTTGCGGGCGTTTCAGGTCAACGGGATTCCACTGACCGTGATCGTCAATCGCAAGGGCGATGTGGTCGCCTCGCTGCAGGGGGCGGGCAACTGGGCGACTGCGACGACGGCGGCGAAGGTGCGCGAGCTGATCGGGCCGCCTCTGGCCAGGGGGACGAAGGCGACCGCGACCTAG
- a CDS encoding MotA/TolQ/ExbB proton channel family protein: protein MNEIVRLVLLTGGLLAVMPVLLLITLVVAFERLWLLKKTINSGSRIHARLREIGYGNLEGLRELAEANSKTLQGHLIVTALASRGETADELDFHLEEEIMDAMPRVNRGLWILDTSVTLAPLLGLFGTIIGMIQAFNVLSQHGGPAKVTGGIADALISTGAGLLIAIIAVYFVNYFNSIAQRITQQLELIKVMLVNRFHTRGLSDGATSTMAQTRAAEYTAAGV from the coding sequence ATGAACGAAATTGTCCGACTTGTCCTGCTCACGGGTGGCCTGCTCGCCGTCATGCCCGTGCTGCTGCTGATCACCCTCGTGGTCGCCTTCGAGCGGCTCTGGCTGCTGAAAAAGACCATCAATTCCGGCAGCCGCATCCACGCCCGCCTCCGCGAGATCGGCTACGGCAATCTCGAAGGCCTGCGCGAACTCGCGGAAGCCAACAGCAAGACCCTTCAGGGCCACCTCATCGTCACCGCCCTCGCCTCGCGCGGCGAAACCGCCGACGAGCTCGATTTCCACCTCGAAGAGGAAATCATGGACGCGATGCCCCGGGTCAATCGCGGCCTCTGGATTCTCGACACCTCGGTCACCCTCGCCCCGCTGCTCGGCCTGTTCGGCACCATCATCGGCATGATCCAGGCCTTCAACGTGCTCTCCCAGCACGGCGGCCCGGCCAAGGTTACCGGCGGCATCGCGGATGCGCTGATCTCCACCGGCGCCGGCCTGCTCATCGCGATCATCGCGGTCTATTTCGTCAACTACTTCAACTCGATCGCCCAGCGCATCACCCAGCAGCTTGAACTGATCAAGGTCATGCTGGTCAACCGTTTCCACACCCGCGGCCTGAGCGACGGCGCGACGAGCACGATGGCCCAGACCCGCGCCGCCGAATACACCGCCGCAGGGGTCTGA
- a CDS encoding tyrosine recombinase XerC has translation MSVSPPSTDAAPAAADTPAEDLRAAFLAYLASERRAAPKTIITYGGDLAEFLGFLTAHLGAEPTAADLAALTLTDLRSHLARIATNGVGNATRAKKLAAIRSFYRYLHLRHGIANPAPGLSLTPRARKPLPRALTTPDAKSVVTAIGDDAATTALAIRDTALMALLYGAGLRIDEALSLNIADLPPEATPLIVRGKGGKQRIVPLLATVREALAAWRRIHPAAAPQSPLFLGARGARLNAGVVQRHLRNFRRANGLPEHATPHALRHSFATHLLAAGADLRSIQELLGHASLSTTQRYTDIDTAQLISVWQKSHPRA, from the coding sequence ATGTCGGTCTCGCCACCAAGCACTGACGCGGCCCCAGCGGCGGCGGACACGCCAGCGGAGGATCTGCGCGCGGCGTTCCTGGCCTATCTGGCCAGTGAACGCCGCGCCGCTCCCAAAACCATCATCACCTATGGCGGCGACCTCGCCGAATTCCTCGGCTTCCTCACCGCCCATCTCGGCGCCGAACCCACCGCAGCCGACCTCGCGGCCCTCACCCTCACCGACCTGCGCAGCCACCTCGCCCGCATCGCGACGAACGGCGTCGGCAACGCCACCCGTGCCAAAAAACTCGCGGCGATCCGCAGCTTCTACCGCTATCTGCACCTCCGCCACGGCATCGCCAACCCAGCCCCCGGCCTCAGCCTCACCCCGCGTGCCCGCAAACCTTTGCCCCGCGCCCTCACCACCCCCGATGCGAAATCCGTCGTCACCGCGATCGGCGATGATGCCGCCACCACCGCCCTCGCCATCCGCGACACCGCGCTGATGGCCCTGCTCTACGGCGCCGGATTGCGGATCGACGAAGCCCTGTCGCTCAACATCGCCGACCTCCCGCCCGAGGCCACGCCCCTGATCGTGCGCGGCAAGGGTGGCAAGCAACGCATCGTTCCCCTCCTCGCCACCGTGCGCGAAGCTCTCGCCGCATGGCGACGCATCCACCCCGCCGCCGCCCCGCAATCGCCCCTCTTCCTCGGGGCCCGCGGCGCGCGGCTCAACGCCGGTGTGGTCCAGCGCCATCTCCGAAACTTCCGCCGCGCCAACGGCCTGCCCGAACACGCCACCCCCCACGCCCTGCGCCACTCCTTCGCCACCCACCTCCTCGCCGCCGGGGCCGATCTCCGCTCGATCCAGGAACTCCTCGGCCACGCCAGCCTCTCCACCACCCAGCGCTACACCGATATCGACACCGCCCAGCTCATCTCGGTCTGGCAGAAATCCCACCCCCGCGCCTGA
- the lysA gene encoding diaminopimelate decarboxylase has protein sequence MNHHAALSSATLLRDQPWHRLIAARPALRWHAQDGLTFDDVPLAAIAAEHGTPSWIYSAATLRNRLTLLQTTFATIGLTPAIRFAVKANDHLAILNLLRQGGNGVGAGADVTSAGEFARAAAAGIAPAAMVYSGVGKREDEIAAALAAGIGQFNVESAEELAMISAIATAANRIAPVALRVNPDIAAGGHDKISTGRATDKFGIPLHQAAALYRHAARLPGIRAIGFSTHIGSQIFSPTPFEAAYHRILDLIDSLMAEGATITAFDLGGGFGIPYDDGIAFPLGAYAAMVKRLIGDRALDLTIEPGRWLVAPAGILLARVTLTKATEAADFTILDAGMNDLIRPALYDANHGIVPVGAIDAASPPRPTEIVGPVCESSDRFGRYDLPALKPGALVAILDAGAYGAVMSSTYNARPRAAQILIDRGQPHLIRMRQPIDQLWHDEIIPHA, from the coding sequence ATGAACCATCACGCCGCCCTTTCCTCCGCCACGCTGCTGCGCGACCAGCCCTGGCACCGGCTGATCGCGGCGCGCCCCGCTCTGCGCTGGCACGCTCAGGACGGACTCACCTTCGATGATGTCCCGCTCGCCGCGATCGCCGCCGAACATGGCACCCCAAGCTGGATCTACAGCGCAGCAACACTCCGCAACCGTCTGACTTTGCTGCAAACCACCTTCGCGACTATCGGCCTCACCCCCGCGATCCGCTTCGCCGTCAAGGCAAACGACCACCTCGCCATCCTGAACCTGCTGCGCCAAGGCGGAAACGGGGTCGGTGCGGGCGCCGACGTGACCAGCGCCGGCGAATTCGCCCGCGCCGCCGCCGCCGGCATCGCCCCGGCTGCGATGGTCTATTCCGGCGTCGGCAAGCGCGAGGACGAAATCGCCGCCGCCCTCGCCGCCGGCATCGGCCAGTTCAACGTCGAAAGTGCCGAGGAACTGGCCATGATCTCGGCCATCGCCACCGCCGCCAACCGCATCGCCCCGGTCGCGCTGCGGGTGAACCCCGACATCGCGGCGGGCGGTCACGATAAAATCAGCACCGGCCGCGCCACCGACAAATTCGGCATCCCCCTCCATCAGGCCGCCGCACTCTACCGCCACGCCGCCCGCCTGCCCGGCATCCGCGCCATCGGATTTTCCACCCATATCGGCAGCCAGATCTTCAGCCCCACCCCGTTCGAAGCCGCCTATCACCGCATCCTCGATTTGATCGACAGCCTCATGGCGGAAGGTGCCACGATCACTGCTTTCGACCTCGGCGGCGGCTTCGGCATCCCCTATGATGACGGCATCGCCTTCCCGCTCGGCGCCTATGCCGCCATGGTCAAGCGCCTGATCGGCGATCGCGCACTCGACCTCACCATCGAACCGGGCCGCTGGCTGGTCGCCCCCGCGGGCATCCTGCTCGCGCGGGTCACCCTGACCAAAGCCACCGAAGCCGCCGATTTCACCATCCTCGATGCCGGCATGAACGATCTGATCCGCCCCGCCCTCTACGACGCCAATCACGGCATCGTCCCGGTCGGCGCGATCGATGCCGCATCCCCGCCGCGCCCCACCGAAATCGTCGGCCCGGTCTGCGAAAGCAGCGACCGGTTCGGCCGGTACGATCTGCCCGCCCTCAAACCCGGCGCGCTGGTCGCAATCCTCGATGCGGGTGCCTATGGCGCGGTGATGAGCAGCACCTACAATGCCCGCCCCCGCGCCGCCCAGATCTTGATCGATCGCGGGCAACCCCATCTGATCAGAATGCGCCAACCGATCGATCAGCTCTGGCATGACGAGATCATCCCCCACGCCTGA
- a CDS encoding ExbD/TolR family protein, with product MRHRRHPQERSRPRLEIVPMIDIMMFLLVFFVMIVLKMIPDSGVKLQLPGASTANELKPTQIVIMIDPNGGLHVKNQSITRAGLTTYLTGLYDTKKKIDVIIAGDKSVKYERIMQVMNSVRKSGITDVGLATKH from the coding sequence ATGCGCCACAGACGTCACCCTCAGGAGCGCAGCCGACCCCGGCTCGAAATCGTCCCGATGATCGACATCATGATGTTTCTCCTGGTGTTCTTCGTCATGATCGTGCTGAAAATGATCCCCGATTCCGGCGTCAAGCTCCAGCTCCCCGGCGCCTCGACCGCCAACGAGCTGAAGCCCACCCAGATCGTCATCATGATCGACCCCAACGGCGGCCTGCACGTCAAGAATCAGTCGATCACCCGCGCGGGGCTGACCACCTACCTGACCGGCCTGTACGACACCAAGAAAAAGATCGACGTGATCATCGCGGGCGACAAATCGGTGAAATACGAGCGCATCATGCAGGTGATGAACTCGGTGCGGAAATCCGGCATCACCGATGTCGGTCTCGCCACCAAGCACTGA
- a CDS encoding SMP-30/gluconolactonase/LRE family protein has translation MSGWVPASRYPDPAIETLDPSFAKYRLFNAAVERIAAGMRWCEGPVWFGDGRYLLWSDIPNDRIMRWDETDDSVSVFREGGFANGNTRDRQGRLVTCEHGGRRVVRTEYDGSLTVLADRFEGRRLNSPNDVVVKSDGSIWFTDPPFGLGSDYEGRIARAELGAHVYRIDGGNGAVTLVADDVLGPNGLAFSPDERRLYIVESRGVPHRRILVFDVTGEGAIGNGRVLIDAGTEGTPDGIRCDVDGNIWAGWGMGSAALDGVMIFNPDGAAIGRIALPERCANVCFGGRHRNRLFMASSRSLYALYVNAAGVPGG, from the coding sequence ATGAGCGGGTGGGTTCCGGCGTCGCGTTATCCTGATCCGGCGATCGAGACGCTCGATCCGTCATTCGCGAAATACCGGCTGTTCAATGCGGCGGTGGAACGGATTGCGGCCGGGATGCGCTGGTGCGAGGGGCCGGTGTGGTTCGGGGATGGGCGATATTTGCTGTGGAGCGACATTCCGAACGACCGGATCATGCGGTGGGATGAGACCGATGACAGCGTTTCGGTGTTTCGCGAGGGCGGGTTCGCCAATGGCAATACCCGCGACCGGCAGGGGCGGCTGGTGACGTGCGAGCACGGCGGGCGGCGGGTGGTGCGGACGGAGTATGACGGGTCGCTGACCGTGCTGGCGGATCGGTTCGAGGGCAGGCGGTTGAATTCGCCCAATGATGTGGTGGTGAAATCGGATGGCAGCATCTGGTTCACCGATCCGCCGTTCGGGTTGGGGTCGGATTACGAGGGGCGGATCGCGCGTGCGGAACTCGGGGCCCATGTGTATCGGATCGACGGGGGGAACGGGGCGGTCACGCTGGTGGCGGATGATGTGCTCGGGCCGAACGGGCTTGCGTTTTCGCCCGATGAGCGGCGGCTTTATATTGTGGAGTCGCGCGGGGTGCCGCATCGGCGCATCCTTGTGTTCGATGTGACGGGGGAGGGTGCGATCGGCAACGGGCGGGTGCTGATCGATGCCGGGACGGAGGGGACGCCGGACGGGATACGCTGCGATGTGGATGGCAATATCTGGGCGGGGTGGGGGATGGGCAGCGCGGCGCTCGACGGGGTGATGATATTCAACCCGGACGGCGCGGCGATCGGGCGGATCGCGCTGCCGGAACGCTGTGCGAATGTGTGCTTCGGCGGGCGGCATCGCAACCGGCTGTTCATGGCGTCCAGCCGGTCGCTCTATGCGCTTTATGTCAATGCCGCGGGGGTGCCGGGTGGGTGA
- a CDS encoding DUF4175 family protein, producing the protein MTRSSPTPDPDPIATHLARLRRRAHLVLTIEALAVASLAPLGVIALFLIATLLGLGGWRADLIGLLALIAAILHARRHYAPPLPAAIDRRIEHDSRLSHRPITAFEDRRALAGSASLTDSLTDPLTTTLWQSHRARTDAALRTARIGRPTPDLAAHDPLALRALLLLALIAAWIAAGHQAGPRLARSFDLPRLFPGSGITVQAWITPPRWTGEAPILIKPSAHPITVLSGSSLALILTGGGSSPPAAAAGPHGIRFATIANGSYRATVPLTAPTTITIGPFWHRIARYRLIVAAPVPPTIGFTIPPYRDPDGKRIDFTWNVASPYGLTGLDLAFQPASRTPPGKPAPRTDHAAVPHPSPTHGEALLDLLESPYAGMAVEARLIATNKAGQTGTSSPARITLPAPILHNATAQALEAIRQSLALDPARHNALAARLATLATTPPGPITPGTKRDIASFAPRFAAGTAPHPEAQLWGLVQRAEQGAAFRAAEQLAAARRALEAALNKALAGHSTAATQLQKLLARLDAASQAHLAAQGQKSLTQAQLGTMSSISALAQRIADEAAAGDAGQAKADLAKLRAMLRQVQQEKPVSAAEQARQQAAHQAESTLSKLMREEAGLMDRTARQSQPQPGNQPGNQRGNRAGQPTPAPDQALARAQQALQQQLGATATSLAQAGIPPGPQIGQGQQAMQSATASLTRGDAPGALPAERAAIAALQQAQSALQAMRTGKGSGSGPSGLGQRASGGHGQYGNQNHGVIRLGRAGIKSDARTIQNELIRRDAAPDLPPPAHQYYHRLLGNDF; encoded by the coding sequence ATGACGAGATCATCCCCCACGCCTGACCCCGATCCCATCGCCACCCACCTCGCCCGCCTCCGCCGGCGGGCGCATCTCGTCCTCACCATCGAGGCGCTCGCCGTCGCATCCCTCGCCCCGCTCGGCGTGATCGCCCTGTTCCTGATCGCCACCCTGCTCGGCCTCGGCGGCTGGCGCGCCGACCTGATCGGCCTCCTCGCCTTGATCGCCGCCATCCTCCACGCCCGCCGCCACTACGCCCCACCCCTGCCAGCCGCGATCGACCGGCGGATCGAACACGATTCCCGCCTCTCGCACCGTCCGATCACCGCCTTCGAAGACCGCCGCGCCCTCGCAGGCTCCGCCTCCCTCACAGACTCGCTCACCGATCCGCTCACCACCACGCTCTGGCAGTCCCATCGCGCCCGCACCGATGCCGCGTTGCGCACCGCGCGAATCGGCCGTCCTACACCCGATCTCGCCGCCCACGACCCGCTCGCCCTGCGCGCCCTGCTGTTGCTCGCCCTGATCGCGGCCTGGATCGCGGCGGGCCATCAGGCCGGCCCGCGCCTCGCCCGCAGCTTCGACCTGCCGCGCCTGTTCCCCGGCAGCGGCATCACGGTCCAGGCCTGGATCACCCCGCCACGCTGGACCGGCGAAGCCCCGATCCTGATCAAACCCTCCGCCCACCCGATCACCGTCCTGAGCGGCTCCTCGCTCGCACTCATCCTGACCGGCGGCGGATCATCGCCCCCCGCCGCCGCCGCCGGCCCTCACGGCATCCGCTTCGCCACCATCGCAAACGGCAGCTACCGCGCCACCGTGCCGCTCACCGCGCCCACCACCATCACGATCGGCCCCTTCTGGCACCGCATCGCGCGTTACCGCCTGATCGTCGCAGCCCCCGTCCCGCCCACGATCGGCTTTACCATCCCGCCCTATCGCGACCCCGACGGCAAACGGATCGACTTCACCTGGAACGTCGCGAGCCCCTACGGCCTGACCGGGCTCGACCTCGCCTTCCAGCCCGCCAGCCGCACGCCCCCCGGAAAGCCCGCACCCCGCACCGACCACGCCGCCGTGCCCCACCCCTCGCCCACCCACGGCGAAGCCCTGCTCGACCTGCTGGAAAGCCCCTATGCCGGCATGGCGGTCGAAGCCCGGCTGATCGCCACCAACAAGGCGGGCCAGACCGGCACGTCCAGCCCCGCCCGCATCACCCTCCCCGCACCGATCCTCCATAACGCGACCGCGCAGGCGCTCGAAGCGATCCGTCAATCCCTCGCCCTCGATCCCGCACGCCACAATGCCCTCGCCGCCCGTCTCGCCACCCTCGCAACAACCCCCCCCGGCCCGATCACCCCCGGCACGAAACGCGACATCGCCAGTTTCGCCCCTCGCTTCGCCGCCGGCACCGCGCCCCATCCCGAAGCCCAGCTATGGGGCCTCGTGCAACGCGCCGAACAGGGTGCGGCCTTCCGCGCCGCCGAACAGCTCGCCGCCGCCCGCCGCGCCCTCGAAGCCGCCCTGAACAAGGCCCTCGCTGGCCATTCCACCGCCGCGACCCAGTTACAGAAACTCCTCGCCCGGCTCGACGCCGCCTCCCAGGCCCATCTCGCCGCCCAGGGCCAGAAATCCCTCACCCAGGCCCAGCTCGGCACCATGTCCAGTATCAGCGCCCTCGCCCAGCGCATCGCCGATGAAGCCGCCGCCGGGGATGCTGGACAGGCCAAGGCCGACCTCGCCAAACTCCGCGCCATGCTGCGTCAGGTCCAACAGGAAAAACCGGTCTCCGCCGCCGAGCAGGCCCGCCAGCAGGCCGCCCATCAGGCCGAAAGCACCCTGTCGAAACTGATGCGCGAGGAAGCCGGGCTGATGGACCGCACCGCCCGGCAATCCCAGCCCCAACCGGGCAATCAACCGGGTAATCAGCGGGGCAACCGCGCCGGCCAGCCCACCCCCGCCCCGGACCAGGCCCTCGCCCGCGCGCAACAAGCCCTGCAGCAGCAACTCGGCGCCACCGCGACCAGCCTCGCCCAGGCCGGCATCCCACCCGGCCCGCAGATCGGCCAGGGTCAGCAGGCGATGCAATCGGCAACGGCCTCCCTCACCCGCGGTGACGCCCCCGGTGCCTTGCCCGCCGAACGCGCCGCCATCGCCGCCCTCCAGCAGGCCCAGAGCGCGTTGCAGGCGATGCGCACCGGCAAGGGTTCCGGCAGCGGCCCCTCCGGCCTCGGCCAACGCGCCTCAGGCGGCCACGGCCAGTACGGCAACCAGAATCACGGCGTCATCCGCCTCGGCCGCGCCGGCATCAAATCCGACGCCCG